The proteins below are encoded in one region of Sulfitobacter sp. SK012:
- the queG gene encoding tRNA epoxyqueuosine(34) reductase QueG has product MVDLKQALVARALEEGFVSAGVCRPWDVPEVPARLDAFLEAGYHGQMSWMEDRAAWRGNPAALWPEARSVIMLAESYAPKHDPLKALEYPDLGSVSVYAQGRDYHDVVKKRLKRLARWLIEQEPCEVKVFVDTAPVPEKALGQAAGLGWQGKHTNLLSRDWGNWAFIGSVFTTLELPVDPPEVDHCGNCTACQDICPTQAFPEPYRLDARRCISYLTIEHKGPVDEDLRAQMGNRIYGCDDCLAVCPWNKFAVAASDIRYHGSAGTAPLEELAALDDASFRARFSGSPVKRIGRDRFVRNVLYAIGNSGMASLIPTAQMLLEDADPAVADAARWAVMRLA; this is encoded by the coding sequence TTGGTGGATTTGAAACAAGCCCTCGTCGCGCGCGCGTTGGAAGAGGGGTTTGTCTCGGCCGGTGTGTGCCGCCCGTGGGACGTCCCCGAGGTGCCCGCGCGGTTGGATGCTTTTCTGGAAGCCGGATATCACGGACAAATGAGCTGGATGGAAGACCGCGCTGCGTGGCGTGGAAACCCAGCGGCGCTATGGCCTGAAGCGCGATCTGTGATCATGTTGGCAGAGAGTTATGCGCCGAAGCATGATCCATTAAAAGCGCTAGAATACCCCGATTTAGGCTCTGTTTCTGTCTATGCGCAGGGTCGCGACTATCATGATGTGGTCAAGAAACGGCTAAAACGTTTGGCGCGTTGGTTGATCGAACAGGAGCCTTGCGAGGTGAAAGTGTTTGTTGATACTGCGCCGGTGCCAGAAAAGGCGCTGGGTCAGGCGGCAGGGCTGGGTTGGCAAGGCAAGCACACCAATCTTCTTAGCCGGGATTGGGGAAATTGGGCCTTTATAGGGTCTGTGTTTACGACACTTGAGCTGCCAGTTGACCCTCCCGAAGTTGATCATTGCGGCAACTGCACAGCGTGTCAGGATATCTGTCCGACGCAGGCATTTCCGGAGCCGTATCGGCTCGATGCGCGGCGTTGCATTTCGTATCTGACGATCGAACACAAAGGCCCGGTTGACGAAGATCTACGCGCGCAAATGGGCAACCGCATTTATGGATGTGACGACTGCCTGGCGGTGTGTCCATGGAACAAGTTTGCGGTTGCTGCGAGCGACATTCGGTATCACGGGAGTGCAGGAACGGCGCCTTTGGAAGAGCTTGCGGCGCTTGATGATGCCAGCTTTCGGGCGCGATTTTCCGGCTCCCCCGTCAAGCGGATTGGCAGGGACCGGTTTGTACGCAACGTGCTTTATGCGATTGGGAACTCGGGGATGGCGTCCCTGATCCCTACCGCGCAAATGTTGTTAGAAGATGCAGACCCCGCAGTTGCAGATGCGGCGCGCTGGGCGGTTATGCGTCTGGCATAA